A part of Emys orbicularis isolate rEmyOrb1 chromosome 13, rEmyOrb1.hap1, whole genome shotgun sequence genomic DNA contains:
- the LOC135888144 gene encoding histone H3.3A: MARTKQTARKSTGGKAPRKQLATKAARKSAPSTGGVKKPHRYRPGTVALREIRRYQKSTELLIRKLPFQRLVREIAQDFKTDLRFQSAAIGALQEASEAYLVGLFEDTNLCAIHAKRVTIMPKDIQLARRIRGERA, encoded by the exons ATGGCCCGTACAAAGCAGACTGCCCGTAAATCCACTGGTGGCAAAGCTCCACGTAAACAGCTGGCCACTAAAGCGGCTAGGAAAAGCGCTCCCTCTACTGGTGGAGTCAAGAAACCTCATCGCTACAG GCCTGGTACTGTGGCCCTTCGTGAGATTCGTCGTTATCAGAAGTCTACAGAGCTGTTGATCCGTAAGCTTCCCTTCCAGAGGTTGGTAAGGGAAATTGCCCAAGACTTCAAAACAGACTTGAGGTTCCAGAGTGCAGCCATTGGTGCACTGCAG gaggCTAGTGAAGCATATCTGGTGGGTCTGTTTGAAGACACAAACCTGTGTGCCATCCATGCCAAGAGAGTCACTATCATGCCCAAAGACATCCAGCTGGCTCGCAGGATACGGGGGGAGAGAGCTTAA